The following coding sequences lie in one Onychomys torridus chromosome X, mOncTor1.1, whole genome shotgun sequence genomic window:
- the LOC118574113 gene encoding histone H3.1-like — protein MARTQQTARKSTGGKAPRKQLATKAARKSTPATGSVKKPHRHRPGTVALREIRRYQKSTELLIRKLPFQRLVREIAQDFKTNLRFQSSAVMALQEACEAYLVGLFEDTNLCAIHAKRVTIMPKDIQLARRIRGERA, from the coding sequence ATGGCTCGCACCCAGCAGACGGCCCGCAAGTCCACCGGCGGCAAGGCCCCGCGCAAGCAGCTGGCCACCAAGGCCGCCCGCAAGAGCACCCCGGCCACCGGCAGCGTGAAGAAGCCGCACCGCCACCGGCCCGGCACCGTGGCCCTGCGCGAGATCCGGCGCTACCAGAAGTCCACCGAGCTGCTGATCCGCAAGCTGCCGTTCCAGCGCCTGGTGCGCGAGATCGCGCAGGACTTCAAGACCAACCTGCGCTTCCAGAGCTCAGCCGTGATGGCGCTGCAGGAGGCCTGCGAGGCCTACCTGGTGGGTCTGTTCGAGGACACCAACCTGTGCGCCATCCACGCCAAGCGGGTCACCATCATGCCCAAGGACATCCAGCTGGCCCGCCGCATCCGCGGGGAGAGGGCGTAA